In one window of Pseudomonas sp. IAC-BECa141 DNA:
- a CDS encoding iron-containing alcohol dehydrogenase, with the protein MSLSSFKIAHKLITGAGAIEQLAAELTRLDIDNPLIVTDAALVKSGTVELALAQIGEREYEIFDRVLPDPEIAIVEDCMRVYREGGHDGLIGLGGGSAIDIAKSVAAYAGYHGALEDLFGVDQVPRKGPPLIAIPTTAGTGSEVTNVAILSDKVAQLKKGIVSDYLLPDVALVSPQMTLTCPRSVTAASGVDALVHAIESYLSLNASPITDSLAIGAIRLIARSLPKAYANPSNLQAREDMATASLMAGMAFGNAGVGAVHALAYPLGGRFNIAHGVSNALLLPYVMTWNKMACVERMQDIAEAMGVKTAHLSFNEAADSAVAAMTELCAAVEIPLGLRSFGVPEEAIPAMAVEAAGIERLMRNNPRKLSAADIEKIYRAAY; encoded by the coding sequence ATGAGTCTTTCCTCGTTCAAGATCGCTCACAAACTGATCACCGGCGCCGGAGCCATCGAGCAGCTGGCGGCCGAGCTCACGCGGCTGGACATCGATAACCCGCTGATCGTCACCGATGCCGCGTTGGTCAAGTCCGGCACGGTGGAGCTGGCGCTGGCGCAGATCGGCGAGCGCGAGTACGAAATCTTCGACCGGGTGCTGCCGGATCCGGAAATCGCCATCGTCGAGGATTGCATGCGCGTCTATCGCGAAGGCGGGCATGACGGGCTGATCGGTCTGGGCGGCGGCAGTGCCATCGACATCGCCAAGAGTGTCGCGGCGTATGCCGGTTATCACGGTGCGCTGGAGGATCTGTTCGGCGTCGATCAGGTGCCGCGCAAGGGCCCGCCGCTGATCGCCATCCCGACCACGGCCGGCACAGGTTCTGAGGTGACCAACGTAGCGATTCTTTCGGACAAGGTCGCTCAGTTGAAGAAGGGCATTGTCAGCGACTACCTGTTGCCGGACGTGGCGCTGGTCAGCCCGCAGATGACCCTGACCTGCCCGCGCAGTGTCACCGCCGCCAGTGGCGTCGATGCGCTGGTGCATGCCATCGAGTCCTATCTGTCGCTGAATGCCTCGCCGATTACCGATTCGCTGGCCATCGGCGCCATCAGGTTGATCGCCCGCTCCTTACCCAAGGCCTACGCCAATCCGTCCAACCTGCAGGCCCGGGAAGACATGGCCACCGCCAGCCTGATGGCCGGCATGGCGTTCGGCAACGCCGGGGTCGGCGCGGTGCATGCGCTGGCGTATCCGCTGGGCGGGCGCTTCAACATTGCCCACGGCGTCAGTAATGCGCTGTTGCTGCCGTATGTGATGACCTGGAACAAGATGGCCTGCGTCGAACGGATGCAGGATATTGCCGAAGCCATGGGGGTAAAGACCGCTCATCTGAGTTTCAATGAAGCGGCCGACAGCGCCGTCGCGGCGATGACCGAACTGTGCGCGGCGGTAGAAATTCCGCTGGGTCTGCGCAGTTTCGGCGTGCCCGAAGAGGCGATCCCGGCCATGGCCGTAGAGGCCGCGGGGATCGAGCGCCTGATGCGCAACAACCCGCGCAAGCTCAGCGCCGCCGACATCGAGAAGATCTACCGGGCGGCGTACTGA
- a CDS encoding ABC transporter permease, translating to MLSPYMSPVERVWFYSLRILCGLILLFLILPVLVIVPLSFNSGSFLVYPLQGFSLQWYQDFFASAEWMRSLKNSIIVAPAATVLAMVFGTLAAIGLTRGDFPGKPLVMALVISPMVVPVVIIGVASYLFFAPLGLGNSFFSLIVVHAVLGVPFVIITVSATLQGFNHNLVRAAASLGASPLVTFRRVTLPLIAPGVISGALFAFATSFDEVVVTLFLAGPEQATLPRQMFSGIRENLSPTIAAAATLLIAFSVILLLTLEWLRGRSEKLRTAQV from the coding sequence ATGCTGAGTCCTTATATGTCGCCCGTCGAGCGGGTGTGGTTCTACAGCTTGCGGATCCTCTGCGGCTTGATCCTGTTGTTCCTGATCCTGCCGGTGCTGGTGATCGTGCCGCTGTCGTTCAACTCGGGCAGTTTTCTGGTGTATCCGCTGCAGGGCTTTTCGCTGCAGTGGTATCAGGACTTCTTCGCTTCGGCGGAATGGATGCGTTCGCTGAAGAACAGCATCATCGTGGCCCCGGCCGCGACCGTGCTGGCAATGGTGTTCGGCACGCTGGCGGCGATCGGCCTGACCCGTGGCGACTTCCCCGGCAAGCCGTTGGTGATGGCGCTGGTGATTTCGCCGATGGTGGTGCCGGTGGTGATCATCGGTGTGGCCAGTTACCTGTTCTTCGCGCCGCTGGGGCTGGGCAACAGTTTCTTCTCGCTGATCGTAGTGCACGCGGTGCTCGGTGTGCCGTTCGTGATCATCACGGTGTCGGCGACCTTGCAGGGCTTCAACCACAATCTGGTGCGGGCGGCGGCCAGTCTCGGTGCCTCGCCGCTGGTGACATTCCGTCGGGTGACCTTGCCGCTGATTGCGCCGGGGGTGATTTCCGGGGCGCTGTTTGCCTTTGCGACTTCGTTCGATGAAGTGGTGGTGACGTTGTTCCTCGCAGGTCCCGAGCAGGCGACGTTGCCTCGGCAGATGTTCAGCGGGATTCGCGAGAACCTGAGCCCGACCATCGCCGCCGCTGCTACGTTGCTGATCGCCTTCTCGGTGATTCTGCTGCTGACGCTGGAGTGGTTGCGTGGGCGGAGTGAGAAATTGCGTACTGCTCAAGTCTAA
- a CDS encoding ABC transporter permease, which translates to MAIAVPLNEGNSPTLKQRLKHAERVNRWKAQALIAPLVLFLLLVFLVPIVALLYKSVGNPEVVGGMPRTVTAIAAWDGRGLPAEPVYKAASEDLAEARKNQTLGDLSKRLNMELAGYRSLLTKTARSLPFASEPASYKEALEGLDERWGDPAYWQAVKRNTSSITPFYLLAAVDHRIDDLGEIAPATPDQAIYLDIFARTFWMGLIITVICLVLAYPLAYLLANLPSRQSNLLMILVLLPFWTSILVRVAAWIVLLQSGGLINSALMAMGIIDKPLELVFNRTGVYISMVHILLPFMILPIYSVMKGISPTYMRAAISLGCHPFASFWRVYFPQTYAGVGAGCLLVFILAIGYYITPALLGSPNDQMVSYFVAFYTNTSINWGMATALGGLLLLATVVLYLIYSWLVGASRLRLS; encoded by the coding sequence ATGGCCATCGCCGTTCCCCTGAACGAGGGCAACAGCCCCACCTTGAAGCAGCGGCTCAAGCACGCCGAGCGGGTCAACCGCTGGAAGGCCCAGGCGCTGATCGCGCCGCTGGTGCTGTTTCTGTTGCTGGTGTTCCTGGTGCCGATCGTGGCGCTGCTCTATAAAAGCGTCGGCAACCCGGAAGTGGTCGGCGGCATGCCGCGCACCGTGACCGCGATTGCTGCCTGGGACGGCCGAGGCCTGCCCGCAGAACCGGTCTACAAAGCCGCCAGCGAGGACCTCGCCGAAGCGCGCAAAAACCAGACCCTGGGCGATCTGTCCAAGCGCCTGAACATGGAGTTGGCCGGCTATCGCAGCCTGCTGACCAAAACTGCCCGCTCGCTGCCATTTGCCAGCGAACCGGCCTCTTATAAAGAAGCGCTGGAAGGCCTCGACGAGCGTTGGGGCGATCCGGCCTATTGGCAAGCGGTGAAGCGCAACACCAGCAGCATCACCCCGTTCTATCTGTTGGCAGCGGTGGACCACCGCATCGACGACCTCGGTGAAATTGCCCCGGCGACCCCGGATCAGGCGATCTACCTCGATATCTTCGCCCGGACGTTCTGGATGGGCCTGATTATCACCGTGATCTGCCTGGTGCTGGCCTATCCGCTGGCCTACTTGCTGGCCAACCTGCCGTCGCGTCAGAGCAACCTGCTGATGATTCTGGTGCTGCTGCCGTTCTGGACTTCGATTCTGGTGCGGGTCGCCGCGTGGATCGTGTTGCTGCAATCCGGCGGTTTGATCAACAGCGCGCTGATGGCAATGGGCATCATCGATAAACCGCTGGAACTGGTGTTCAACCGCACCGGGGTCTACATCTCGATGGTGCACATCCTGCTGCCGTTCATGATCTTGCCGATCTACAGCGTGATGAAAGGCATCTCGCCAACCTACATGCGTGCCGCGATTTCCCTCGGCTGTCATCCGTTCGCCAGCTTCTGGCGGGTCTACTTCCCGCAGACCTACGCCGGTGTCGGCGCCGGTTGCCTGCTGGTGTTCATCCTCGCCATCGGCTACTACATCACCCCGGCGCTGCTGGGCAGCCCGAACGATCAGATGGTCAGCTACTTCGTCGCGTTCTACACCAACACCAGCATCAACTGGGGCATGGCCACTGCGCTCGGCGGGCTGTTGCTGCTGGCGACCGTGGTGCTTTATCTGATCTACAGCTGGCTGGTGGGCGCCAGTCGCCTGCGCCTGAGCTAA
- a CDS encoding ABC transporter substrate-binding protein — translation MLRSLKFTALTLGLMGAASAMAAGPDLTVVSFGGANKAAQVKAFYAPWEAAGNGKIVAGEYNGEMAKVKAMVDTKSVSWDLVEVESPELSRGCDEDMFEQLDPALFGKSEDYVKGAIQPCGVGFFVWSTVLAYNADKLKTAPTSWADFWDTKKFPGKRGLRKGAKYTLEFALMADGVAPKDVYKELASKGGQDRAFKKLDELKPNIQWWEAGAQPPQYLASGDVVMSSAYNGRIAAVQKESNLKVVWNGGIYDFDAWAIPKGLDAKRAEAAKKFIAFSVQPQQQKTYSENIAYGPANSQAVPLLDKAILKDMPTTPENIANQVQIDVSFWADNGEQLEQRFNSWAAK, via the coding sequence ATGTTGAGATCCCTGAAGTTCACAGCCCTGACCCTGGGCCTGATGGGTGCGGCAAGCGCAATGGCCGCTGGGCCGGATCTGACCGTGGTGTCGTTTGGCGGGGCGAACAAGGCGGCGCAAGTCAAAGCCTTCTACGCACCGTGGGAAGCGGCGGGCAACGGCAAGATCGTCGCCGGCGAGTACAACGGTGAGATGGCCAAGGTCAAAGCCATGGTCGACACCAAAAGCGTGTCCTGGGATCTGGTAGAGGTTGAATCGCCGGAGCTGTCCCGTGGCTGCGACGAAGACATGTTCGAGCAACTGGATCCTGCGCTGTTCGGCAAGTCCGAAGATTACGTCAAAGGCGCGATCCAGCCATGCGGCGTGGGCTTCTTCGTGTGGTCGACCGTGCTGGCCTACAACGCCGACAAGCTGAAAACCGCACCGACCAGCTGGGCGGATTTCTGGGACACCAAAAAATTCCCGGGCAAGCGCGGCCTGCGCAAAGGCGCCAAATACACCCTCGAATTTGCACTGATGGCCGACGGCGTTGCGCCTAAAGACGTGTACAAGGAACTGGCCAGCAAGGGCGGTCAGGATCGCGCGTTCAAGAAGCTCGACGAGCTGAAACCGAACATTCAGTGGTGGGAAGCCGGCGCCCAGCCGCCGCAGTACCTCGCCTCCGGTGACGTGGTCATGAGCTCGGCCTACAACGGTCGTATCGCCGCCGTGCAGAAAGAATCCAACCTGAAAGTGGTGTGGAACGGCGGCATTTACGACTTCGACGCCTGGGCCATCCCGAAAGGTCTGGACGCCAAGCGCGCCGAAGCGGCGAAGAAATTCATCGCGTTCTCGGTGCAGCCGCAACAGCAGAAGACCTACTCGGAAAACATCGCCTACGGACCGGCCAACTCCCAGGCCGTGCCGTTGCTGGACAAGGCGATCCTGAAAGACATGCCGACCACCCCGGAAAACATCGCGAACCAGGTGCAGATCGACGTCAGCTTCTGGGCTGACAACGGCGAGCAACTGGAGCAGCGCTTCAATTCCTGGGCTGCGAAGTAA
- a CDS encoding ABC transporter ATP-binding protein, giving the protein MSQVESNAGASDVLVSFRGVQKSYDGENLIVKDLNLDIRKGEFLTLLGPSGSGKTTSLMMLAGFETPTAGEILLAGRAINNVPPHKRDIGMVFQNYALFPHMTVAENLAFPLTVRGLNKSDVSDKVKKVLSMVQLDAFASRYPAQLSGGQQQRVALARALVFEPQLVLMDEPLGALDKQLREHMQMEIKHLHQRLGVTVVYVTHDQGEALTMSDRVAVFHQGEIQQIAPPRTLYEEPKNTFVANFIGENNRLNGRLLSQNGERCVVELGRGEKVEALAVNIGQTGEPVTLSIRPERVSLNGSSDQCVNRFSGRVAEFIYLGDHVRVRLEVCGKTDFFVKQPIAELDPALAVGDVVPLGWQVEHVRALDPLLEAH; this is encoded by the coding sequence ATGAGCCAGGTCGAATCAAACGCAGGGGCCAGCGATGTGCTGGTCAGCTTTCGTGGAGTGCAGAAGAGCTACGACGGCGAGAACCTGATCGTCAAAGACCTCAACCTGGACATCCGCAAGGGCGAATTCCTCACCCTGCTCGGGCCGTCCGGCTCCGGCAAGACTACCAGCCTGATGATGCTCGCCGGTTTCGAAACACCGACCGCCGGTGAAATTCTCCTGGCCGGTCGCGCGATCAACAACGTGCCGCCGCACAAGCGCGACATCGGCATGGTGTTCCAGAACTACGCGCTGTTTCCGCACATGACCGTCGCCGAGAACCTGGCGTTCCCGCTGACCGTGCGTGGCCTGAACAAGAGCGACGTCAGCGACAAGGTCAAGAAAGTCCTGAGCATGGTCCAGCTCGATGCCTTCGCATCGCGTTACCCGGCGCAACTGTCCGGCGGTCAGCAACAGCGTGTGGCATTGGCCCGCGCGCTGGTGTTCGAACCACAATTGGTGCTGATGGACGAACCGCTTGGCGCTCTCGATAAACAACTGCGCGAACACATGCAGATGGAAATCAAACACCTGCACCAGCGCCTCGGCGTGACCGTGGTCTACGTGACCCACGACCAGGGCGAAGCCCTGACCATGTCCGATCGCGTTGCCGTATTCCATCAGGGCGAAATCCAGCAGATCGCCCCGCCGCGTACCCTCTACGAAGAACCGAAAAACACTTTCGTCGCCAACTTCATCGGCGAGAACAACCGCCTCAACGGTCGCCTGCTCAGCCAGAACGGCGAGCGCTGCGTGGTCGAGCTGGGGCGTGGGGAAAAGGTCGAGGCACTGGCGGTCAACATCGGCCAGACCGGCGAACCGGTCACCCTGTCGATTCGTCCGGAGCGCGTCAGCCTCAACGGTTCGAGCGACCAATGCGTCAACCGCTTCTCCGGGCGGGTGGCCGAATTCATCTATCTGGGCGACCACGTCCGGGTGCGCCTGGAAGTCTGCGGCAAGACCGACTTCTTCGTGAAACAACCGATTGCCGAGCTCGATCCTGCGCTTGCGGTCGGTGACGTGGTTCCGCTTGGCTGGCAGGTCGAGCACGTTCGCGCGCTAGATCCTCTTCTAGAGGCGCATTAA
- a CDS encoding response regulator transcription factor produces MIRVLVAEDHTIVREGIKQLIGLARDLQVVGEASNGEQLLETLRNVPCEVVLLDISMPGVNGLEAIPRIRALSSPPAILVLSMHDEAQMAARALKVGAAGYATKDSDPALLLTAIRKVAAGGRYIDPELADRMVFEVGLTDARPLHSLLSEREFSVFERLAQGANVNDIAQQLALSSKTISTHKARLMQKLNITSLAELVKYAMEHKLL; encoded by the coding sequence GTGATCCGTGTACTGGTAGCCGAAGACCACACCATCGTTCGCGAAGGCATCAAGCAATTGATCGGCCTGGCCAGGGATCTGCAAGTGGTGGGGGAGGCGAGCAATGGCGAGCAGTTGCTGGAAACCCTGCGCAATGTGCCCTGCGAAGTGGTGTTGCTGGATATCTCGATGCCCGGCGTCAACGGGCTCGAAGCGATTCCACGGATCCGCGCACTGAGCAGTCCGCCGGCGATTCTGGTGCTGTCGATGCACGACGAAGCGCAGATGGCCGCCCGGGCGCTGAAGGTCGGTGCCGCCGGGTATGCGACCAAGGACAGCGATCCGGCGCTGCTGCTGACGGCGATCCGCAAGGTCGCGGCGGGTGGGCGCTACATTGATCCCGAACTGGCCGACCGAATGGTGTTTGAAGTCGGCCTGACCGATGCGCGACCACTGCACTCATTGCTGTCCGAGCGCGAGTTCTCGGTGTTCGAACGTCTGGCGCAAGGCGCCAACGTCAACGACATCGCCCAGCAACTGGCCCTGAGCAGCAAGACCATCAGCACCCACAAGGCGCGGCTGATGCAGAAACTCAATATCACCTCCCTCGCCGAGCTGGTGAAGTACGCGATGGAACACAAGCTGCTCTGA
- a CDS encoding PAS domain S-box protein, with the protein MMRFCCLWVIGCLAFPLMGWAAPAPPSHLARLSASEQQWLAQHNELRVGLVLQAPYAQYDRRLQRLSGANVEVMKALARALNVELSWRNFQDLAQLEAAARDGEIDIAPGLTQTPGGLRLWQFSDPYMRVPQLVVSDQKGSATVELEKLDSQTRVAVRMPGVTADYLRGNYPHLNLQGVPMERQALQLLLTQQASYAVVDEAQLGRLSAEPEFAGLVVVGDIGLPQLLRIGTRRDWPELAGIVESALRAIPAKDLERLHAQWLQPKYPRLSESPGFWQNLSLLFAVLLLSCMAIVFWQRRQQRSLEQRLLDAREDIALRAASEEALRLTQFSIDQSTVGILWVNWDSHVRYANRAAENMLGYPQGAIIDRPLIDFEPGLHMDRWLNLWKRARASEEGPLSFETNCVRADGSVLPADVSLSFLRFRDGEYLVVYLTDVTERRRALAALQESEARLQGIAANVPGLVFRLERAPVTGQIDFAYISEGSESLVGYAPAAIAHRDMGLRSLVHPDDRAGYHQTQDQALDTDSDWSWQGRILTRQGEQRWAEIKAITRQLEGGSYVWDGIVWDITESKRIELELAASREQLRELSAHLESVREEEKARIAREVHDELGQMLTVLKLETSMCELAYAQLDPGLNERLNSMKRLIAQLFQLVRDVATALRPPILDAGIASAIEWQARRFEARTHIPCLVQVPDNLPPLSDAKAIGLFRILQEALTNVMRHAQAHTVELTLTQEGDELCLTVSDDGVGFVAAAGRPTSFGLVGMRERVLIMGGQLSLDSEPGEGTTLSVRVPLDEEK; encoded by the coding sequence ATGATGCGTTTTTGCTGCCTGTGGGTTATCGGCTGTCTGGCGTTTCCCTTGATGGGTTGGGCGGCGCCTGCGCCACCGAGTCACCTCGCGCGGTTGTCGGCGAGTGAGCAACAGTGGCTCGCACAGCACAACGAATTGCGCGTCGGCCTGGTGTTGCAGGCGCCATACGCGCAATACGACCGACGCTTGCAGCGGCTGTCGGGGGCCAACGTTGAAGTGATGAAGGCATTGGCCAGGGCGCTGAATGTCGAGCTGAGCTGGCGCAATTTTCAGGATCTGGCACAACTGGAGGCCGCTGCCCGGGATGGCGAAATCGACATCGCCCCGGGCCTGACCCAGACCCCGGGCGGGCTGCGTCTGTGGCAGTTTTCCGACCCGTACATGCGTGTGCCGCAATTGGTGGTCAGCGACCAGAAGGGCAGCGCGACCGTGGAGCTGGAAAAACTCGACAGCCAGACCCGCGTCGCCGTGCGCATGCCCGGCGTCACCGCCGATTACCTGCGCGGCAATTATCCGCACCTGAATCTGCAAGGCGTACCGATGGAGCGCCAGGCGCTGCAACTGCTGCTGACTCAGCAGGCGTCCTACGCGGTGGTCGATGAGGCGCAACTCGGGCGGCTGTCGGCGGAACCGGAGTTTGCCGGGCTGGTGGTAGTCGGAGACATCGGTTTGCCGCAGTTGCTGCGCATCGGCACCCGCCGCGACTGGCCAGAGCTGGCCGGAATCGTCGAAAGCGCCCTGCGAGCCATCCCGGCCAAGGATCTGGAGCGCCTGCATGCGCAATGGCTGCAACCCAAGTATCCAAGGCTTTCCGAGTCGCCGGGCTTTTGGCAGAACCTGAGTCTGTTGTTCGCGGTGCTGCTGCTCAGTTGCATGGCCATCGTGTTCTGGCAACGCCGCCAGCAACGCAGTCTTGAGCAACGCCTGCTCGATGCGCGGGAAGACATCGCCCTGCGCGCCGCAAGCGAAGAAGCCCTGCGCCTGACCCAGTTTTCCATCGATCAGAGCACCGTCGGCATTCTCTGGGTCAACTGGGACAGCCATGTGCGTTACGCCAATCGAGCGGCAGAAAACATGCTCGGTTATCCACAGGGCGCCATCATCGACCGGCCGTTGATCGACTTCGAACCGGGCCTGCACATGGATCGCTGGCTCAACCTGTGGAAGCGCGCCCGGGCCAGCGAAGAGGGGCCGCTGAGTTTTGAAACCAATTGTGTTCGGGCCGATGGCAGTGTGCTGCCGGCCGACGTGTCGCTGAGCTTCCTGCGTTTTCGCGATGGCGAGTACCTGGTGGTTTACCTCACCGATGTCACCGAGCGTCGTCGTGCCCTGGCTGCGTTGCAGGAAAGCGAGGCGCGGCTGCAAGGTATCGCGGCCAACGTGCCGGGGCTGGTATTTCGTCTCGAGCGAGCACCGGTGACCGGGCAGATCGACTTTGCCTACATCAGCGAGGGCAGCGAAAGTCTGGTCGGTTATGCGCCGGCCGCCATCGCCCATCGCGACATGGGCCTGCGCAGTCTGGTGCATCCGGATGACCGGGCCGGTTATCACCAGACCCAGGACCAGGCGCTGGACACCGACAGCGACTGGTCGTGGCAGGGCCGGATCCTTACGCGCCAGGGCGAGCAGCGCTGGGCCGAGATCAAGGCGATTACCCGTCAACTGGAAGGCGGGTCCTATGTCTGGGACGGCATCGTCTGGGACATCACCGAAAGCAAACGCATCGAACTGGAGCTGGCGGCCTCCCGCGAGCAACTGCGCGAGTTGTCGGCGCATCTGGAAAGCGTGCGGGAAGAAGAAAAGGCGCGGATTGCCCGCGAGGTTCACGATGAGCTGGGACAGATGCTGACGGTGCTGAAACTGGAGACGTCGATGTGCGAACTGGCCTACGCGCAACTCGACCCGGGTCTGAACGAACGGCTGAACAGCATGAAGCGCCTGATCGCCCAGTTGTTCCAGCTGGTGCGCGATGTGGCGACGGCGTTGCGCCCACCGATCCTCGATGCCGGGATCGCCTCGGCGATCGAGTGGCAGGCGCGGCGGTTCGAGGCGCGCACGCACATTCCCTGTCTGGTGCAGGTGCCGGACAATCTGCCGCCGCTCAGCGACGCCAAGGCCATCGGTCTGTTCCGCATTCTTCAGGAGGCGCTAACCAACGTCATGCGCCATGCCCAGGCGCATACTGTGGAGCTGACGCTGACCCAGGAAGGCGACGAATTGTGTCTGACGGTCAGCGATGATGGCGTAGGATTTGTCGCCGCTGCCGGCAGGCCGACGTCCTTTGGACTGGTGGGCATGCGCGAGCGGGTGTTGATCATGGGCGGGCAGCTGTCACTCGACAGCGAGCCGGGCGAGGGCACCACACTGAGCGTGCGGGTGCCACTGGATGAGGAGAAGTAA
- a CDS encoding alpha/beta hydrolase family protein gives MPPVYRLAMPALCLSLILPCAFSVEAADPTPTPAAEKAAEEKPVERQPLLERSQEEAAALERMVPAQEQQQLQAGSDTFLALWKPANTAEPKGAVILIPGAGETADWPQAIGPLRRKLPDVEWSSLSITLPDLQSDTIAPRVAEAPAAPKTADPGSKDSTTAEPIEQAAGGEAEVADKVVAESTEEQSKADAERIFARIDAALAYAEQQSARSIVVLGHGTGAYWAARYLSERQTSQVEKLVLVAAQTPVKAKPELVELTPTLKLPTADIFYMDKPLDRNAALERMQASKRLKTSAFSQVALKALPDNKAEQEQLFRRVRGWLNPQSPD, from the coding sequence ATGCCCCCTGTCTATCGCCTGGCAATGCCAGCATTGTGCCTGTCGCTGATCCTGCCTTGCGCATTTTCCGTCGAAGCTGCAGATCCGACGCCCACTCCCGCCGCAGAAAAAGCCGCCGAAGAAAAACCGGTCGAACGCCAGCCACTGCTTGAGCGTAGTCAGGAAGAAGCCGCGGCACTCGAGCGCATGGTTCCGGCCCAGGAACAACAGCAACTGCAAGCCGGCAGCGACACCTTCCTCGCCCTGTGGAAACCGGCCAACACCGCCGAACCCAAAGGCGCGGTGATCCTCATTCCCGGTGCCGGCGAAACCGCTGACTGGCCCCAGGCGATCGGCCCGTTGCGCCGCAAGCTGCCGGATGTCGAGTGGAGCAGCCTGAGTATCACCCTGCCCGATCTGCAAAGCGATACCATCGCACCGCGCGTAGCCGAAGCCCCCGCCGCACCGAAAACCGCCGATCCGGGCAGCAAGGATTCGACCACCGCCGAGCCGATTGAACAAGCCGCCGGCGGCGAAGCCGAGGTGGCCGACAAGGTCGTTGCTGAATCCACCGAGGAACAGTCCAAGGCCGACGCCGAGCGAATCTTCGCTCGCATTGACGCTGCACTGGCCTACGCCGAGCAACAGAGCGCGCGCAGTATCGTCGTCCTCGGTCATGGCACCGGCGCTTATTGGGCCGCACGTTACTTGAGTGAGCGCCAGACCTCACAGGTCGAGAAGCTGGTGCTGGTGGCCGCGCAGACCCCGGTCAAGGCCAAACCGGAACTGGTGGAACTGACACCGACCCTGAAGCTGCCGACAGCGGATATTTTCTACATGGACAAACCGCTGGACCGCAACGCGGCACTGGAGCGCATGCAGGCGAGCAAGCGGCTGAAGACGTCTGCGTTCAGTCAGGTCGCGCTCAAGGCCTTGCCGGACAACAAGGCTGAGCAGGAACAATTGTTCCGTCGAGTGCGTGGCTGGTTGAATCCGCAGAGCCCTGACTAA
- a CDS encoding TerB family tellurite resistance protein has protein sequence MLWPGTLIGAGAGFAIASIPGAMLGALLGQALDRRLHLQSWGHLREKLGGRPMLRNDELLFVLLGRLAKSDGRVTDGHIQQARQEMHSLEMSEPAQRRAIAAFNRGKSGNDNLRGYLRRLSAQPHAAEGVLRACWRMVWADGRAGVSERELLAQWGKWLGWTTHQIQALAADYEPHKRPIVSAAVSYQEAMRLLGVSATSEPAQIKRAYRRLLSRHHPDKVAGTGATPAQVREATERTRELHNAYRLIRERRDFR, from the coding sequence ATGTTGTGGCCAGGGACTCTGATTGGAGCCGGAGCGGGTTTTGCTATCGCCAGCATTCCGGGGGCCATGCTGGGTGCTTTGTTGGGGCAGGCGCTGGATCGGCGCCTTCATTTGCAGAGCTGGGGGCATTTGCGGGAAAAACTCGGCGGTCGGCCGATGCTGCGCAACGACGAACTGTTGTTCGTGTTGCTCGGGCGTCTGGCCAAGAGCGACGGGCGGGTCACGGACGGTCACATCCAGCAGGCGCGTCAGGAGATGCACTCGCTGGAAATGAGCGAGCCGGCACAGCGCCGGGCGATTGCCGCGTTCAATCGCGGCAAGTCCGGCAACGACAATCTGCGCGGTTATCTGCGTCGGTTAAGCGCTCAACCCCATGCGGCTGAAGGCGTGTTGCGCGCCTGCTGGCGAATGGTCTGGGCTGATGGCCGGGCCGGTGTCAGCGAGCGTGAATTGCTGGCGCAGTGGGGCAAGTGGCTGGGCTGGACGACGCACCAGATCCAGGCGTTGGCGGCGGATTATGAGCCGCACAAGCGTCCGATCGTCAGCGCCGCGGTGAGTTATCAGGAGGCGATGCGCCTGCTCGGCGTATCGGCCACCAGCGAACCGGCGCAGATCAAGCGTGCCTACCGACGCTTGCTCAGCCGGCATCACCCGGACAAGGTAGCCGGGACCGGCGCCACGCCGGCGCAGGTGCGCGAGGCCACCGAGAGGACCCGCGAATTGCACAATGCCTACAGGTTGATTCGCGAACGGCGGGATTTTCGCTAG